One genomic window of Sphingobacterium oryzagri includes the following:
- a CDS encoding glycoside hydrolase family 15 protein: protein MTKHNYQPIENYGLIGNMETAALVGMNGSIDFLCFPRFDSPSVFARLLDHEKGGYFSIIPQMKDMRYKQLYLPETAVLITRFFSEEGIVEVTDYMPLNEGSETQCNSIVRKVKSIRGDVTCRLDLQPRFDYAQKKHTIERDGDILLFKTATDEQEDMRFMASFDVEIDDQDVYAEFSLKESERAFVVLELSSNGDTKFNDISYYTKETYFSTIAFWRNWVNQSSYSGRWKEVVQRSAITLKLLTSARYGSVVAAATFSLPEELNGDRNWDYRFTWIRDAAFTMYAFLKLGFVNESTAFLKWIIEQDKNRDLHLLYKIDGEWDLEEKILEHFEGYKGSGPVRIGNEANNQLQLDIYGELLDTIYIYNQYHQPITFELWEIICKEIKIVIERWREPDHGIWEIRNEKQEFLHSRLMCWVAMDRAIKIGTDRSFPFPVGEWIDVRNQIYKDIFDNFWNEEKQMWAQFKRGDKVSDTIDGSVLLMPLLHFVTPEEPRWIKTLEAVDEQLRLDVLVYRYNNEEVGIDGLEGEEGTFTMCSFWYIECLAKAGRIEEAVENFAKMIGYANHLGLFAEMISKKGQHLGNFPQAFTHLGLISAALELDKQLSRRVKAHK, encoded by the coding sequence ATGACAAAGCACAATTATCAGCCTATTGAAAACTATGGGCTTATCGGAAATATGGAAACCGCCGCGCTTGTAGGCATGAATGGATCGATCGATTTTTTATGCTTTCCGCGCTTTGACTCGCCGAGCGTATTTGCGCGCTTGCTCGATCACGAGAAAGGAGGTTATTTCTCCATCATACCGCAGATGAAAGATATGCGCTATAAGCAATTGTACCTTCCGGAAACCGCTGTGCTGATTACCCGTTTTTTTTCGGAAGAAGGTATCGTCGAAGTTACCGATTACATGCCCTTAAATGAAGGTTCCGAAACGCAGTGTAATTCAATTGTCCGTAAAGTCAAATCTATACGAGGCGATGTCACTTGCCGTCTGGATTTGCAGCCGCGTTTTGATTATGCGCAAAAAAAACACACTATTGAGCGTGATGGCGATATTTTACTGTTTAAAACAGCTACCGACGAACAGGAAGACATGCGCTTTATGGCGAGTTTTGATGTGGAGATCGACGATCAGGATGTGTACGCGGAATTTTCATTGAAAGAATCGGAGCGTGCATTTGTGGTGCTCGAACTTTCTTCCAACGGCGATACCAAGTTTAACGATATTTCCTATTACACCAAAGAAACCTATTTCAGCACGATCGCCTTCTGGCGCAATTGGGTAAACCAGTCAAGCTACAGCGGGCGTTGGAAGGAAGTCGTACAACGGTCGGCTATTACGCTAAAATTGCTTACCTCTGCGCGCTACGGATCGGTTGTAGCTGCTGCGACCTTTAGCCTGCCCGAAGAGCTTAATGGCGATCGAAATTGGGATTATCGCTTTACCTGGATTCGAGATGCCGCCTTTACGATGTATGCCTTTTTGAAGTTAGGCTTTGTGAATGAATCAACCGCCTTTTTGAAATGGATTATAGAGCAAGATAAAAACCGTGATTTGCACCTACTCTATAAGATTGATGGTGAATGGGATTTGGAAGAAAAGATTCTCGAACATTTTGAAGGATACAAGGGTTCCGGCCCTGTGCGTATCGGCAATGAAGCCAACAACCAGTTGCAGCTGGACATCTATGGCGAGCTACTAGATACGATCTATATTTACAACCAATATCACCAGCCTATCACGTTTGAATTGTGGGAGATTATCTGTAAAGAGATCAAGATCGTGATTGAGCGCTGGCGTGAACCGGATCACGGTATTTGGGAAATTCGCAACGAAAAGCAGGAATTTTTACATTCACGTTTAATGTGTTGGGTAGCGATGGATAGGGCGATTAAAATAGGTACAGATCGTTCATTCCCGTTCCCTGTCGGCGAGTGGATCGATGTGCGCAACCAGATTTACAAAGATATCTTTGATAATTTTTGGAATGAAGAAAAACAAATGTGGGCGCAGTTTAAGCGCGGCGATAAGGTTTCAGACACTATTGATGGCAGTGTGTTATTGATGCCGTTATTGCATTTTGTAACGCCGGAAGAGCCACGCTGGATCAAGACATTAGAGGCGGTGGATGAACAACTACGTCTGGATGTACTCGTTTACCGCTACAACAATGAAGAGGTAGGAATCGACGGGCTGGAAGGCGAGGAGGGAACGTTTACCATGTGTTCTTTCTGGTATATCGAATGTTTGGCAAAGGCTGGACGCATAGAAGAGGCTGTTGAAAATTTCGCCAAAATGATCGGTTATGCGAATCATTTGGGTTTATTTGCTGAAATGATCAGTAAAAAAGGTCAACACCTGGGCAACTTTCCACAGGCGTTTACCCATCTGGGGCTAATTAGTGCTGCGTTAGAACTTGATAAACAGCTTTCACGACGCGTAAAAGCTCATAAATAA
- a CDS encoding TolC family protein, translated as MTKHNKIDVCRLLSIATLVMSILLSRSTSQESLRNVYSINDLFAIADSNSKTLKLSALAIAAAEAKVEEAKVDKLPSLSFSASAGYFGNVQIISYEDNLPSGTYPVPHFSNNYGLEASYVLYAGGVMNKNIVLSELQNKLTTLQYEKNKQEVRLLLVGHYIDLFVAQNQQEVYRQNIEQTQKLLAMMERRVERGVALRSDVLRTQLQLSSYELALTSVRNKISIVNKKLVETLALPTNTTILTETHIPIATAALSTAGYANNIDLQTAQVQIETAEKALGIAKASNSPVLALYGSSNLARPFMYDLPPLDLYAHIWTAGVTLSYQIDGLYKNKKKIKQAKIHVAESKMARELADEHVDVDYHELKIGYQESMEQLEVAKRDLALAQDNFTLVSNRYNAQLALITDLMDASASKVRAELQVKNAEAAIAFASYRILRLTGEI; from the coding sequence ATGACAAAGCATAACAAAATAGACGTGTGCAGATTATTGTCCATCGCCACGCTCGTCATGTCGATCTTACTTTCCCGAAGCACGTCGCAAGAAAGTCTGCGTAACGTGTATTCGATCAATGATTTGTTTGCGATAGCAGACAGTAATAGCAAAACGCTGAAACTCTCGGCACTTGCCATCGCTGCTGCTGAAGCTAAAGTTGAAGAAGCTAAGGTCGATAAACTTCCGTCACTTTCTTTCTCGGCATCGGCAGGATATTTTGGTAACGTGCAGATCATTTCCTACGAGGATAACCTGCCTTCAGGAACATATCCCGTTCCGCATTTTTCTAATAACTACGGCTTAGAAGCCTCGTATGTGCTTTACGCCGGGGGAGTTATGAATAAAAATATCGTATTGAGCGAGCTGCAAAACAAATTGACAACGCTTCAATACGAAAAGAATAAGCAAGAGGTGCGGCTTTTACTTGTCGGCCATTATATTGATTTGTTTGTGGCACAAAATCAACAGGAAGTGTATCGTCAAAACATCGAGCAAACGCAAAAGTTGTTGGCCATGATGGAAAGGCGGGTAGAGCGAGGTGTGGCTTTGCGAAGTGACGTGTTAAGGACACAATTGCAACTTTCGAGCTATGAACTGGCACTCACGAGTGTACGCAATAAAATAAGTATTGTGAATAAAAAGCTTGTGGAGACGCTGGCCTTGCCGACCAACACAACTATTCTTACGGAAACGCATATACCGATTGCCACGGCTGCATTATCAACCGCAGGCTACGCAAACAACATTGACCTGCAAACGGCGCAGGTACAGATAGAAACCGCTGAAAAAGCATTAGGAATTGCTAAGGCAAGCAATTCGCCTGTGTTGGCATTATACGGCAGTTCGAATCTGGCGCGCCCGTTTATGTATGACTTACCGCCGCTTGATTTATATGCGCACATCTGGACGGCTGGCGTGACGTTGTCCTATCAAATTGATGGTCTTTATAAGAACAAGAAAAAAATAAAGCAGGCTAAAATTCACGTGGCGGAAAGTAAAATGGCGCGGGAGCTAGCCGATGAACATGTGGATGTTGATTACCACGAATTGAAAATAGGCTATCAGGAAAGTATGGAGCAGCTGGAGGTGGCCAAGCGTGATCTGGCCTTGGCTCAGGATAACTTTACGTTGGTGAGCAACAGGTATAACGCACAACTTGCATTGATTACGGACTTGATGGATGCCAGTGCTTCCAAGGTGCGTGCAGAGCTTCAGGTAAAGAATGCAGAGGCAGCAATTGCTTTTGCTTCCTATAGAATTTTAAGATTAACAGGAGAAATTTAA
- a CDS encoding dicarboxylate/amino acid:cation symporter — translation MNHIGAKKAFTTSYLRNLSLLVFVAIIGGIATGYFFPHVGLAFMDVGDYFFKILEVLILPVIFFAIVYGICQLSRVANPDRMIWQTVVYFILITSVCIVLGFSFAFIIQPGKNTAIDIDDLVSIVPSSYEAYDDGSLFSLLYLNRHAIFLFAAISLGTAIHFSSRKAQVIVWLDAGINGFVQVIKYLYISLPLIIFCNITYSIAVYGIDTLLPLSKVLATVYLADIVFVFGVLGIITRLFGIDLWSFLLLIKEEILLVMTTSSSKTAFPMIFDKLHAKGYDLHILGFVIPLGYCFNLAGACIYISVSCVFFVQLYNISLTFTDYVWLFIIISFTSKTASGVPGSGFLALIFTLSRFGKIPMTDVALLYSLDRFMNEARSVTNFIGIAVCGAVIAKINDKGSLHHKKATAAREAASS, via the coding sequence ATGAATCATATCGGGGCAAAAAAAGCATTTACAACAAGTTACTTAAGAAACCTAAGTTTATTGGTTTTCGTAGCAATTATTGGTGGTATCGCCACTGGTTATTTTTTTCCGCACGTGGGTCTGGCCTTTATGGATGTGGGTGATTATTTTTTTAAGATACTAGAGGTATTGATACTCCCGGTGATTTTCTTCGCCATTGTATATGGCATCTGTCAATTATCCAGGGTAGCCAACCCCGATCGCATGATCTGGCAAACGGTGGTTTACTTCATCTTGATTACATCAGTTTGTATCGTGCTGGGTTTTTCCTTTGCCTTCATTATACAACCGGGTAAAAACACCGCTATCGATATCGATGATTTGGTCAGCATTGTTCCAAGCAGCTATGAAGCCTATGATGATGGCTCGCTTTTCTCGCTGTTGTACCTCAATCGTCACGCTATTTTTCTCTTCGCTGCGATTAGCCTAGGCACAGCTATTCATTTTTCCTCGCGAAAAGCGCAGGTTATAGTGTGGCTAGATGCCGGAATTAACGGCTTTGTTCAAGTAATCAAATACCTGTACATCAGCTTACCTTTGATCATCTTTTGTAATATTACCTACAGCATAGCCGTGTATGGTATTGATACATTGCTGCCCTTGAGCAAGGTTTTGGCTACAGTTTACCTGGCTGATATTGTTTTTGTATTTGGCGTTTTGGGCATCATCACCCGATTATTTGGTATTGATCTCTGGAGTTTTTTGTTGCTAATAAAGGAAGAGATTTTATTGGTGATGACGACTTCCTCTTCCAAGACAGCCTTCCCGATGATATTCGATAAGCTTCATGCCAAGGGATATGATCTGCATATTCTTGGTTTTGTTATACCACTAGGCTATTGTTTTAATTTAGCGGGCGCTTGTATTTATATTTCCGTGAGCTGTGTTTTTTTTGTGCAGTTATACAATATTTCACTAACATTTACAGACTACGTCTGGTTGTTTATCATAATTTCATTTACCTCTAAAACGGCTTCGGGTGTACCGGGGTCGGGTTTCCTTGCGCTTATTTTTACGCTAAGCCGCTTTGGCAAAATACCGATGACGGATGTGGCGCTACTATACAGTTTAGATCGTTTTATGAATGAAGCACGCTCGGTGACCAACTTTATTGGTATTGCGGTGTGCGGTGCTGTGATCGCAAAAATAAATGACAAAGGTAGCCTACACCATAAAAAAGCAACAGCCGCTCGTGAAGCTGCGAGCTCGTGA
- a CDS encoding helix-turn-helix domain-containing protein gives MEIENLEIQQISQFYGYDMSPQGIMILQGNYANTAHIHRRPFKSAHFSLLFCLTGRLSLKVNIVDCEISENQLLIIPPTAIREISLQEDVTFIALFFTPEYLFQTGFYKKHFEIFSFFKEDYQPYLYPETQGAINLRDILQLLARKPVTASADNVSREIAELLFQTLLLELSLVNRQTVSHSIKQKRSAKVDLAVRFLQILPLYYLEERELKFYADKLFVHTKYLSQTVKSATGKTPRQYIVEMIIMEAKTLLDNPKLSIGQISDYLRFSDQFHFSHFFTREVGINPMRYRSQEY, from the coding sequence ATGGAAATAGAAAATTTAGAGATACAACAAATTTCGCAGTTCTACGGATATGACATGAGCCCGCAGGGGATCATGATCTTGCAGGGCAACTATGCCAATACGGCGCACATACACCGAAGGCCTTTCAAGTCAGCGCACTTTTCGTTGTTATTCTGCTTGACAGGTCGGCTCTCTTTAAAAGTAAATATTGTGGACTGTGAAATTTCGGAAAACCAGCTCCTCATCATTCCACCTACCGCCATTCGGGAAATTAGTTTGCAGGAAGATGTGACATTTATTGCCTTGTTCTTTACCCCGGAATATTTGTTCCAAACGGGTTTTTACAAAAAGCATTTTGAAATTTTTAGTTTTTTTAAAGAAGATTATCAACCCTACCTCTATCCGGAGACGCAGGGTGCGATCAATTTACGCGATATCTTGCAGTTGTTGGCAAGAAAGCCTGTTACCGCCTCCGCAGATAACGTATCACGGGAGATTGCAGAATTACTATTTCAAACACTCTTGTTAGAGCTTAGCCTTGTCAACAGGCAAACGGTAAGCCATAGCATAAAACAAAAAAGAAGTGCAAAGGTAGATTTGGCGGTACGCTTTCTACAAATTCTTCCGCTATATTACCTGGAAGAACGCGAGCTTAAATTTTATGCCGATAAGCTATTTGTACACACAAAATATCTATCGCAAACCGTTAAATCAGCGACAGGAAAGACGCCACGCCAATATATCGTAGAAATGATCATCATGGAAGCAAAAACGCTACTGGATAACCCAAAACTTTCCATCGGTCAAATTTCAGATTATCTGCGTTTTTCTGATCAGTTTCATTTTAGTCATTTCTTTACCAGAGAAGTCGGCATCAATCCCATGAGATATCGCTCCCAAGAGTACTGA
- a CDS encoding HlyD family secretion protein — MENKVENERKKKVSVWTIVAVIAISAGLIGGLFYYYRSQSAVFSNDAQVQQLLSPVNARVGGYLAEVRFKEFQYVQAGDTLAIIDPSDLLIQRDLALAGLEDAKAGKSVASSSVNTVANAQSISEANIEETRIRLWNAQENYKRYQDLLASASVTQQQFDQIKTEYESLQARYNALLSTNKGSALSTTEAKTRLSVNDAAIKRATAALNQAEKNLSYAVITAPCAGIVGRKTVAEGQLIQAGQTLVNIVDDAEKWITVNFKEKEMRHISFGKEVRITVDAVPNETLTGKVVSIAGATGAVFSLVPTDNSTGNFVKVQQRIPVRVALSDSNPPEVVAKLRAGMNAEVFVEKD, encoded by the coding sequence ATGGAAAATAAGGTTGAAAACGAGCGTAAAAAAAAGGTTTCGGTGTGGACAATTGTGGCGGTGATCGCGATCAGTGCAGGCCTGATAGGCGGACTGTTTTATTATTACAGAAGCCAGTCTGCGGTATTCAGCAACGATGCGCAGGTGCAGCAATTGCTGTCTCCAGTGAATGCGCGTGTAGGTGGTTATTTAGCCGAAGTAAGGTTTAAAGAATTTCAGTATGTGCAAGCCGGCGATACTTTGGCAATTATCGACCCATCCGATCTATTAATCCAGCGTGATCTGGCGCTGGCCGGATTGGAAGACGCGAAGGCGGGTAAAAGCGTTGCATCATCTAGTGTCAACACCGTGGCCAATGCACAGTCTATATCAGAAGCAAATATTGAGGAGACAAGAATCAGGCTTTGGAATGCACAGGAAAATTATAAAAGATACCAGGATTTGTTAGCGTCTGCATCGGTTACGCAACAACAGTTTGATCAGATAAAGACGGAGTATGAATCTTTGCAAGCACGTTACAATGCGTTGCTGAGCACCAATAAAGGTTCTGCGTTGTCGACTACCGAGGCGAAAACAAGACTATCGGTGAATGACGCTGCTATAAAGCGGGCAACAGCAGCATTAAATCAGGCCGAGAAAAACCTGAGCTATGCGGTGATCACAGCCCCTTGCGCGGGTATTGTCGGACGAAAAACTGTTGCCGAAGGACAGTTGATTCAGGCCGGACAAACGCTGGTAAATATTGTAGATGATGCGGAGAAGTGGATCACGGTTAATTTTAAGGAGAAGGAGATGCGCCATATCAGTTTCGGAAAAGAAGTCCGCATCACGGTTGATGCGGTGCCAAATGAAACGCTTACCGGTAAAGTGGTGTCTATCGCGGGTGCTACAGGCGCGGTTTTTTCGCTCGTTCCGACAGATAATAGTACAGGAAATTTCGTTAAGGTGCAACAGCGGATTCCTGTTCGCGTGGCACTTTCCGACAGCAATCCGCCGGAAGTCGTAGCCAAGCTACGTGCCGGTATGAATGCGGAAGTGTTCGTAGAAAAAGATTAA
- a CDS encoding TlpA disulfide reductase family protein — protein sequence MQKLLLSALFILPWTLQAQDVHFQVSGSIKEDVAGKKAYLIYRNEGDDIQDSVSLKKGKFKFSGTVAAPTKASLLIGKTLESAFAEPRKQLYLEEGKITVESKSSLRHAEVRGAAVNQDFRKLQGSFTSLQERRNAFYQKFRDASPEQFRDSTFRAEQKLEENRMDAERRNLILTFVRDNPDSYVSLDHLSELAGYAPEPEQLDSLFSLLSPTLRASDAGQKFAKGIDNLRLTEIGGLAPLFTQPDTAGNQVSLEQFRGKFVLLDFWASWCGPCRAENPHVVAAYHALKDQNFTVLGVSLDGEKQRDAWLKAIADDQLDWTQVSDLKAWNNDAGKRYNIRAIPQNFLIDPDGRIVAKNLRGEHLTETIASYLK from the coding sequence ATGCAAAAGCTTTTATTATCGGCGTTGTTTATTTTGCCCTGGACGCTGCAAGCGCAGGATGTACACTTTCAGGTAAGCGGAAGCATTAAAGAGGATGTTGCCGGGAAAAAGGCATATCTGATTTACCGTAATGAGGGAGACGATATTCAAGACTCGGTAAGCTTGAAAAAAGGAAAATTTAAATTTTCAGGAACAGTTGCCGCGCCTACAAAAGCCTCGTTACTTATTGGAAAGACGTTGGAGTCGGCTTTCGCCGAACCACGTAAACAATTGTATCTGGAGGAAGGCAAGATTACGGTGGAGAGTAAGAGCTCGTTGCGTCACGCGGAAGTACGGGGCGCCGCAGTAAATCAGGATTTTCGTAAACTTCAGGGGTCCTTCACTTCTTTGCAGGAACGCCGAAACGCCTTTTACCAAAAGTTTAGGGACGCTTCGCCGGAGCAGTTTCGGGATTCTACATTTCGAGCAGAACAGAAATTAGAAGAAAACCGTATGGACGCAGAGCGACGGAATTTAATCCTAACATTTGTTCGGGATAATCCGGATTCGTATGTTAGTCTGGATCATTTGAGTGAATTAGCGGGCTATGCGCCGGAGCCGGAGCAACTGGATAGTTTGTTTTCGTTGTTATCTCCGACACTGCGTGCATCGGATGCCGGACAAAAGTTTGCTAAAGGTATCGACAATTTGCGTTTAACGGAGATTGGCGGCTTAGCACCGCTGTTTACGCAGCCAGATACCGCCGGAAATCAAGTCTCGCTGGAGCAATTTCGTGGAAAATTTGTTTTACTCGATTTTTGGGCGAGCTGGTGCGGACCTTGCCGCGCGGAAAATCCGCATGTGGTGGCCGCTTATCATGCGCTGAAAGATCAAAACTTTACCGTACTTGGTGTGTCGCTGGATGGGGAGAAGCAACGCGATGCCTGGTTAAAGGCTATCGCGGACGACCAATTGGATTGGACGCAAGTTTCGGATCTGAAAGCCTGGAATAATGATGCCGGAAAGCGTTATAATATTCGTGCGATTCCACAGAATTTTCTGATCGATCCGGATGGGCGTATTGTGGCCAAAAACCTGCGCGGTGAACATTTAACAGAAACCATTGCCAGCTATTTAAAATAA
- the pckA gene encoding phosphoenolpyruvate carboxykinase (ATP) — protein sequence MNHSTIIRQLEKVGISGSFELLHNPSYEELFNAEISSRNTGYEKGAVTALGAVAVKTGIFTGRSPKDRFIVKDALTEDTIHWDQHVNFPTSPAIFNHCKTLVTDQLSQAKCVYVVDAFCGANRDSRLKVRFIMEVAWQAHFVTNMFIRPSNYELANFGEADFVVINGSKVINPDWKAQGLHSENFVMFDLSQKMQIIGGTWYGGEMKKGIFSVMNYFLPLKGIASMHCSANVGEDGDVALFFGLSGTGKTTLSADPRRYLIGDDEHGWDDHGVFNFEGGCYAKVIDLAKEKEPDIYGAIKREALLENVAVNEYGEIDFADRSVTENTRVSYPIYAINKIVQPSKAGHAKKIIYLSADAFGVLPAVSILDNQQAQYHFLCGYTSKLAGTERGITTPQPSFSPAFGEAFLTLHPQIYAQILIDKMELHGAKAYLVNTGWNGTGERISLKETRAIIDAILDGSIDDAQQEKIPILNLSIPLELPAVSAKILDPRKTYADPIEWEKKANHLAARYIENFKQYSTDAGHKLLSAGPQCSETSCI from the coding sequence ATGAATCATAGTACGATCATTCGACAATTGGAAAAAGTAGGGATCAGCGGATCTTTCGAACTGCTGCATAACCCCAGCTACGAGGAGCTTTTTAACGCTGAGATATCTTCACGTAATACCGGCTATGAGAAAGGTGCCGTGACCGCATTAGGAGCCGTCGCTGTAAAAACGGGCATTTTTACCGGACGGTCGCCTAAAGATCGTTTTATTGTAAAAGATGCGTTAACGGAAGACACTATTCACTGGGATCAGCACGTAAATTTTCCCACTAGCCCAGCTATTTTCAACCACTGTAAAACGCTGGTAACAGATCAGCTTTCGCAAGCCAAATGTGTTTATGTGGTTGACGCTTTTTGCGGTGCAAATCGGGACTCCCGATTGAAAGTAAGATTTATCATGGAGGTGGCTTGGCAAGCACATTTTGTTACAAATATGTTTATCCGACCCTCGAATTACGAATTGGCGAATTTTGGCGAGGCGGATTTTGTCGTGATAAACGGTTCAAAGGTAATTAATCCAGATTGGAAGGCGCAAGGACTACATTCCGAAAATTTTGTGATGTTTGACCTTAGCCAAAAAATGCAGATTATCGGCGGCACCTGGTATGGAGGAGAAATGAAAAAAGGAATATTCTCCGTTATGAATTATTTTTTGCCGTTGAAGGGCATAGCCTCTATGCATTGCTCTGCCAACGTAGGAGAAGATGGCGATGTCGCGTTGTTTTTTGGGCTTTCAGGTACAGGCAAGACCACCTTATCAGCAGATCCTCGGCGTTACCTCATTGGCGATGATGAGCACGGATGGGATGACCATGGTGTATTTAATTTTGAAGGCGGTTGTTATGCCAAAGTGATCGATCTAGCTAAAGAAAAAGAGCCGGATATTTATGGCGCTATCAAACGAGAGGCGTTGCTGGAAAACGTCGCCGTCAATGAATACGGAGAGATTGATTTCGCCGATCGATCGGTGACGGAAAACACGCGAGTTTCTTACCCGATCTACGCCATTAATAAAATCGTGCAGCCTTCTAAAGCTGGTCATGCTAAAAAAATCATTTACCTTTCAGCTGATGCTTTTGGCGTGCTGCCAGCCGTTTCGATATTGGATAATCAACAAGCGCAATATCATTTTCTCTGCGGCTATACCTCCAAGCTCGCCGGTACAGAGCGCGGTATAACGACTCCACAACCATCGTTTTCGCCTGCATTTGGCGAAGCCTTTCTAACTTTGCATCCGCAGATTTATGCACAAATTTTGATCGATAAAATGGAGTTGCATGGCGCGAAAGCTTATCTTGTCAATACCGGCTGGAATGGTACCGGCGAGCGTATCTCGCTGAAAGAAACTCGTGCTATTATCGATGCCATTCTGGACGGTTCTATTGATGATGCCCAGCAAGAAAAGATTCCTATCTTAAACCTCTCCATTCCACTAGAGCTTCCTGCGGTATCTGCAAAAATACTTGATCCAAGAAAGACTTATGCAGATCCGATCGAATGGGAGAAAAAAGCTAACCATTTGGCAGCAAGGTATATAGAAAATTTTAAACAATATAGTACGGATGCCGGGCATAAATTGCTTTCTGCCGGTCCGCAATGTAGCGAGACTAGCTGCATTTAG